tTGGTGTGCATGGGCAGAATGATGCACAACTATGAGGTGGCGTGCAGAAGAGGGCATATGTGAGCAGTGTGTTATGTCGCCTAGGAATGCCACTTACCCCAGATGGTGACGAGTATGTATTCCCAGGTGATGTGTTTGCTGacatgtatgtgtgcatatatctgtgtatgtgtgtttctgcATTTATTTGTGGGGAAAGGGTAGTGAAGTTTTCAAAGGAGAGGCATTGTATTAATTCTGGAGAAAATAAGAATGATCCGTGTTCACATATGACATTTCAAACTATGGATCCAGGATCGAGCCAGCAAGCTCTGTTGATGGGGTGCGGGGGGATACACAACCTGGGGCTATGTGATTCTGTCAGTCTATTGGTGATCCAGCTGCCAGGATGCTCTCTGTCTGATAGAAACAGAAGGTGTATCTCATTAGGGTGTTCTATGAGGTCTGAGCCTCCATGAATGTAAAGTGCCTAGTAGAGCTGGGACAGCTCATAGAACTGAGTTCTGTGTGCGCAACTGGTGTTCTCTGTATGGTGGGTTCATGTCCTGGCAGGTGCTGCTGCCTTGTATACTTACTTCAGTGTCAGAGGTGATGAAGTGAGCAGGAGAGCAGGAGTCAGAGCAGAAGGGCCCCAGGTAGAGGGGAGTCAAGCCCAATTCATGTGTGTTTTCCTCACAGAGCTCCAGGATGAAGATACTCCTGCTGTTGGCAATAATTGTGGCCTTTGGTAAGAGTATGTCTGGGTCTATAGTAATGAGGGGGACAGCCCAGGATAGGGGGCAAGGGAAGAACCCTCAGCTCAGTTTCTCCGCCCATTGTACCAGGCTCTTCCTGTGAAGGAAAGAGAATGACTTGTGAGAGGTGGTCATAAGAGAAAAGCTGAGAGGAGGACAGAGGTACATTGATACCAACCATGACAATTTCTTTCTAGGTCTGCTGCCAGCCCATGGGGATTTGGGGGATTTTGGAATCATGATTTGGAAAGTAACAGGAAAGAATCCAGTAACTAATTATAGCTTCTATGGTTGCTATTGTGGCTATGGAGGCAGAGGATCCCCCAAGGATGCAACGGACCGGTGAGGCCACACCTGCTTTTCCTTCCCTCTGATATTTGTGAGCCCTTAGCAGTCTATTGAGTTTGGGGACTTAAAGGAAATGCTGCTTCCCTGTATCCACAGGAGGGCCCAGATAAAAAGCAGTAAATAGATGATAATCTCTGATCAAGAAtattctgaggggctggagcggtggcacaagtggtaatgcatttgccttgcccatgctaacctaggacgaaccttggttcgatcccccagcgtcccatatagtctcccaagacaggagcaatttctgagcacagagccagaagtaacccctgagtgtcaccaggtgtggcccaaacccctccccccaaaagagaataTCTGAAATCATGGGATCACTACCTATGTTCAAAAATGCTATTGGGGTCTCAGACTTCGTAATTTTTGAGAGTTCTCACCAGTGGGGTTTTCTTGTTGCAGGTGCTGCTTTGCACATGATTGTTGCTACCGACGTCTGATCAAAAAGAAATGTGGAACCAAAGGTCTGAGCTACAAGGTTAATTACCGAGGAAGCCAAGTCACATGTGGTAAGCAAGAACTTGTGTGACACTAGTCTCTGTGTGTAGGATGTGCTCATAGTACTGGGGATTGGACACAGAGACACAGGAGACAATGACCCTTCCCCCATGCTCCTGGCTAAGTGGGAAGTGAAGACACTATGGTGAAGGGTCCAATATGAAACAAGACACAAGTTGTCCTTCTCATAGCCTGATAGCACATGGGTTTGTGACAGGAGTGGCATCCCACTGACTCGGGGGACAAGAGTCTGGCCTTTCTAGAAGAGCACAGAGTAGATCCCCAGAATCACAAGGGATTGCTATAGTTCAGTCACCACAGACCCCTGACCACTGTGTCCTCCCTGGGACTGTGTCCATGGTGGTGCATATTATGCCTCAGGTGTGGGATGGTTGAGTAGGAGTAAAGTGGAGACTGAAGGGGGAACACTGCAGAGAAGAGGTTGAGGGGTGTAGTTCTGAGGAATTTCTCAGTGTGGGAACTACAGTGTCCCCACATAAATCCCATGAGTAGGATTAGAGAATTGTAGTCTCACCCACCATCCAGGAATCTGTCTGGTCAGAAACTGTCCCCCATCCTGAGCTCTCCCTAAGGTCAAGAATCTTTAGCAGCTTTAGGGATAGCAGCAGGATGTTCAAGGTTAAGCGATGTGGGGTGGTCTCCCCTCACAAAGGAAACTTCAAGGAGAGGGGGTGCAGGTGGGCAGCTTTACCAACTAGCCTCACACCAAGGACTAACCTCCCCccaacttcttttgtttgtttttaataataatccaagggttattcctggctctgcactcagaaattactcctgatagtgttcagggggccctatgggatgctgcgtattgaatctgggttggccatggtTTACCAGCTAAACTAACTCTCTTGTTGCCCTTGCTCCAATTTCTGCTTTGCCCTTCTGGCCACCTACACCAATGCCACCAAGGCAGACACTGTAGCCCTCTTTCTGATGGGGAGAATCTACTCTTCCAAGGAGCCCTAACAGACCTCTGCTTGTGGTTCATTGAAGGGGGCACATGTTCCTCAGAGTCAATCACTGCAAAGGAGAGAGGCCAGGCCATGACCCTATCACAACCCAGCACTTCTTTAGACCTGGATCAACTCCTGGCATATGTGTTACAAGGAGACAGTGGCTGTGAGGAGCCTTTCTAGTCTTTAGGGCTGCTGTGTATCCCAGGCACAGGGAACTCACTTGCTGAGGATCCCAACCAAGTCTGTCTCTAGTCAGTCAGGACCATATGAAGAAAAGTATTTGTCTTACAATGGAACCTTCTGGAATCTGGGGACGTTTCACAAAAAAACCATGAATATTAACTATCTCTGATCTCTATTTACATTCTTATTTCAGCCAGTCAGAGCTCGTGTAGAAAACAACTATGTGAATGTGATAAAAAGGCTGCCCTCTGCTTTAAGAAGAACATGAAAAGCTACCAGGGGAAGTACAAATACTACAACAATAAAAACTGCAGTGGGAAGGCCCCCAAGTGCTGAGCTTCTCTTGTCCACAGAAGCATGGCTACCTGGTGCTAACTTGCTTTCTCACACTCTCACTGCACATCTTTCTCAAGTTGCCAGGAAATTTCCACTAAGTAAAAATCATTTTGATATTTGGATAAAATAAATTGGAttcttgttgtttttagtttggggagggccacacccaggagttaaTCCCTGCATTCCTCCTGGGATCTTCCAGTGCAAAATTCAAACTCCATCCTCCTGCCAATAAAACGTGCAATTAATTCAGTGCACTCTCTCCAGCCCGAAGGAAGAATGTAAGTTTCTGAAGGCTGCCCTGAGGAAGAATTCAGACAGTGTATTTTGCAACTTCTTCCCCATTTTAACACAGCCTTTAGATTTATATGATTTTGACAAGCAGGGTGCCCTTGTTAAAGGAAAACTACTTTTGCACTTGATTAGGAGAGAGAAGACATTTGTTGCATGGTGGGTTCAGGGTAATTTCCAACTTACAAGCTGAGCAAAGAATGCATCTTTGCAAAGATCTGAGGTAAAAggtattctaaatataaattaatgtgaTCCTGGCAATAAGAATTAAATATTCTTAGGCCTGGAGTGCTAgtcagtgagtagggcatttgacttgaacCAGGGTTCAAGTAGCCCATAAGCTCCCTTCAAGTCAGCCAGGAAAGTTTcccgaatgcagagccaagagtaacccctgagcaccacaaatcaaaataataatttaatattcataaaattagTTCCAAAAATTCCAGGGTATAATTGTTAAAACCCCAAACTTACCAGAATGGCCTCAACAAAAGGCTGGGAGAGTAAATTCGAAAGAATTCACTTAGGGCTTTCATACTCAAAAGTCATGCTTCAtcctaaaaagaaatattaggatAATTCATATCTGTCCAAAATATTATTCCACAAAATGTACAACACAGAGCGAGGGGgctaacacagtgagtagggtgtttgccttgcatacagctgatcagggtttgatccctgacctttcatatggtccccaagcctatcaggagtaatttttgaatacagaatcaggagcacccctgagcactcttgggtgtggtccaaaattcaaaacaacaacaataaaaaaagcaCAACACCTCCTCCCAGCCTTGGTCCCCAAGTTCTCACAGAGAAGACAAAAATGGGACCTGGGTTTCTGAACTTTCCACTTTCCTGAGTCAGCAGAGTTCCCATTTCCACTGTTCTGCCCCTAAGTCATCTTCCTATTCAGTTGCAGTAACTCCACTCCTCAGAATGGCTCTGAATAAGGCAGCTCATAGAAAAAttgggtgtgagtgtgtgtgcctGAGTGTATGGCCCTAtggtgttatgtgtgtgtgtatgaacaaAATGGTACCGGACACTAGAGTATAGGGGGCTAAAAATGCAGGCTCTGCAAGACTTAATGTGAAGTTCCCAGACCCTCCAACTTTAAGCCTGGTTCCTCTTCTATATTGAAGTGACTTGAGTTCCACTACATGTCCTAGGGGAACATGAAAGGGATCAGAGATGTGGCTCTGGCTGCAATGTTGAGTAGTTGCCATCATTGTTATCACAAGGAAAAGCCAGAGTCACTCCCTGAGCAACAACAACTCCTGCTGGTCTCTGGGAAAAGTGGAGCATGACTCtagatatttggggggggggcataaccTCTGTCTCCTCCATACTCTGTTCTTTTGTGCTGTTGGCCTGGTGATGGGGGTCAGTACAGTACTATGCACCAGCTGGTGCCTCCGGGTCCTAGACATTCTCCCTCTCAGCAGAGATCCTAAGAGCTCCTAGTTGATGCTTTGCCTCTGTAAATTCTATTTAGGGAGGGGAAGTTGGTCCACACCccatgacgttcaggggttactcctgcctgtgcactcagaaatcactcctggctcaggggaactatatgggacattgAGGATCGAACataggttcatcctggattggccccatgcaaggcttTTGCACCAGTCCCTAGTCTCTGTAAATTCTTAACAGTAAGGGATCTTGTATTCAATTTGGCACTGGGACCAGTTAGCTGTTTGAGACCAACACTAAGTGGATAGGTCAGTACTGTGAGGTACTGTAAGGGTActgtgaggattaagaaaacaagatagacataagagagaaaagcatggagtCAAGGAGCTCAAAGCATCATGGACTGAGAGCCCTGACTATTTTTTAAGTACAGCATTTATTGCTTAGAACAAGTAATCATAAGAAAGTGAGAACATTCTTGGGTCAGATGCCAAACTATCTTAATCTATCCAGGCGGAGCTTTTACACATCAAACTTGGTGCGGAAGTCTCTGGAATGTATCTATCTCATAGGCATCTTCCctgggagagatagcaaggaTAAAAGTGGTTACTGGACCCCCACCAAGAAGGTGTTCCCTCAGTGGTGCCAATATTGGTTTCAAGAAGTTAGGGTTTCATAAAAACACCTATCCAGCCCTTCTCCTCAGTCAATCTAAATGATCTTTAATTAAGAACATCTATTTCATAAACATGTGTGTATCTGACATCTTAGTCACCCTGAGTGTTACTCCTGCTCCTAACATACAAGGTTATGCTAGAATAGTCCTTACCTACTCCAGCTCCAGTTACATTCGATATTTCAGAATCATAGTCAGCACTATTGGGAATGAATCCCTGCACAAAGTACTGTACTTAATTAAGATCTTTAGCCTATGCACAGCTTAGCAAGCTTTGCATTCACCAGTGCTCCTGGATTTCTGGTGAATCTTTGGTCTAGAGAAAGCACCACTTTTGGTCGTGTTCCCTTtcacattttatagaaaaaaatataagaatgggATGGAAATCCAAATGTGTGAGAAGCTGCCTTTTGGTATGGGAACTCTAGAAGATTCGTGAGGAACCAAAGGTAGAACAGTGCTTAAAGATATACAAATAGGCATACTAATAAAACTGTCTGTGCATTTACCTTTTGTCTCAGCCCCCACCACTGAAATTTATCTGTGAATACACTGAATGATCACAGACACAATGGGGAGAAGGTGTGAGAGAACAGGGCTTTTTCACAATAATTGGGTAGTCAGTCGACTTCAATGGAGCAGGCTCTTGGGGACCATCTGCCACTCACACTTCTAACGCAAGTTCTCATGGGAATATGGAGCTGAGATGTGTATCCCAAGGCCCTTGCTGGTGGGGCTGCTGTGAACTGATCATACTTTAGGGTCTGATTAAATAGTTTTGCTGTTGGATGGGTCTCAAGTACTAAAAGGTTAGATGCAGAAGGCCAAGAATCCTCTTATCCATTCTAGAGGAATGTAAGTAGGACAGATACTTTGGGAGATAAACAGACACAAATCCCTCCCTATACTTTCTGCCTctagatatttaaaaagataaaataaatacttatgtCCATACAGATATTTATGGGAGAACATTCAGAGCAGCTTTATTCTCAGTTTCCTAAAGTTGGGCAAGGCCCAAACATTCATGTAGAAGAATGGAAAGCAAATTGTTCTATGCCCATAGGATGGTCATTAATGAGTTTCAAGAAAACAGACAGCattcaaaaaatgaaagaaacttattGCTTTTATGCTGAGTAGAATAAATCAGATGTAAAACTACATACTCATGAGAGGAACATTCAAAGCATGCGAATTGATCCATGTAAAAATAATCAGACCTGGAATTCCCCATGTTTTGTCCCtaatctgagtttaatccctaaaCTAACATAGCACCTGTGAGAGAAGAGTTAGGGGCAGAGAGACAATCACAGaaggacatatacacaatggaatattatgcagctgtcagggaaaGGTGAACTCATGAAGTTTTCTTttacgtggatggacatggaatctattatgctgagtgaaataagtcagaaaaagacagttatacacagaatagtctcactgatctatgggttttaagaaaaattaagaacattatggtaataattcccaagacaatagagatgaaggccagaaggaccagctcacaaaataaagctcaccacagagggtagtggtgcagttagggaaataactacactaaaactatcatgacaatcttggTGAGAGAGATTCAAATACAGACAGATGTTGtcggaggagagagatgggggcattggtgatgggaatgttgaactggttaAGGGGTGTTCATTttgtgactaaaatccaactatagaCATGcatgtaattatggtgtttaaataaatatattatttttttaaaaaatcatttctgacttgggggaccatcagggactacagggatcgaaccagggttcatcctaggtcagcttgcatggcaaacgccctaccgcttcacAACCACTCTGGCTTTCACTTGTGATAATGACGACAGTGATGTATGAACACAGCTGGTGCCACCTCATCCATTCCCCTTCCCATGCACTGGAACGCAAGTCACTGAAACCCAAGTCATTCACTGGAACCATGCACTGGAACACAAATCACCTCCACTTAGATGAGAATCCAGGCTTAGAGTAGGGAGCCTAGGATTTCACATCCAGTCCCACACAGCCTGTGCTTTTTTAGCCCCTTCCAGTCTAGTGTCTGGTGCCATTTGCCCTCACACTAACAAATGTGGCTCTGTACACCCATGCACTCACACTCATATCCAATTTTCCAATGAGCTACTTTATTCAGAGTCACCTCCAGGCGTATGGCTGCTGCTGCTAAGTAGGAAGACAGACGTGGAGGCAGAACAGTAGAAACAGAGACTGCTGCctccagaagaaaaaagaaccgAAACCCCAGCACCCAGTTTTCAGTTTATCTGTGGGAATAGGGGGATGGGCAAGGAAAAGGGTGTTTCTACATTTTCAGACAACTTGATAAGGGTGAGAAGGAAGGTATGAGAGACGGGAAGGCAGGGCAGACTTCTTGCTAGAATAAGGCTCTCAACACTGGGGCTCCTTGCCCTTGCAGTTCGTCCTTTTGTAGAATTGGTACGTTTTATTATAGCTGCGAATGTTGTTCTTAAAGCAGACGGCAGCCTTTTTATCACACTCACACAGTTGTTTTTTACACGAGTCCACATCGACTGAAATAAGAAAGCAAACACAAAAGTAGTAGTTAGTAATCCATGGCTTCTTGGAATACATCCGCTGAATTCCAGAAGTTTCCCTTGTGAGAAAGCACTTGTTTTCCAAATAGTCCTTACTGAGAGGAGACAGACATGGAACCCTCAGGAGGTGAGGTCCCTATGCAGGGGACACACAACAGCCTTGGGGACACCTAAAGCTACAACTTTAATGACAACTTCTCATTACATGTGTCTGGGCAAAGCTGAGCTCTGCAGTGTGCAGAGTCATAAAAGGAAGCCTGGGCCACTTCTGAGAAGAGTCCTGCCCTAGAGCAGATTTCTATGCTAAGGAGAAGGTCACCATTCACCATGCTTGGGACTGCAATATCTGCCTTGGTAGCATGGATGTAGAAAACCAGCATGGCAGAAAAGAAATTGTGAGAAGGCTGGTCCATGGTTTGAGGCTGGTTGGTGAAGCTGCCCACCTGTACCTCCTCTCCCTGAAATTTGCTCTGTGAAGGAGacaccccacaaacacacacccaTCTCTGATCCCTGAATATCCTGCTGCTGTCACTGAAGCTGCTGAAGATCTATGACCCTCAGGAGAGCTCAGGATGGGGATAGGTTCTGACCAGACAGAGCCTAGGATGGTGGGTGAGACCCCATGGTTCTCTAATACCACTCATGATATTCACGTGGAGCCACTGCAGTTACACAATTAGTAATATATTGCTCAGGACACACCCTTCAACCTCTTCTCTCCAGTGTTCCCCCTTCAGTCTCTACTTTGCTTCCACTCATCCAGTCCACACCTCTGAGGTGTGGGATTTCTACCCATGGAGAGAGTCCTTCGGGAGGACACAGTGGTGAGGTGACTGAACTGTGGCAACTCTTTATGGTTCTTGGGCCCTGCTCTGTGAAGACCCTTGCCCCTGACTCAGTCTGAAGTTACCCCAAGCAGATATGGACATAAGGTAAATAAAGGCACCCCTTGTTGTTTATTTCACATCAGACTTCTCACCATATTGTCTTTCATTGTCTTCACTTTCCATACAACCAGGAGCCTGAGGAAAGACCATTGGCCCCTGCATCCCTATCTCTATGTCCAGCACTGTGACTATGTCCTGCACACAGGAGGACTGGGTTGGGACATAAAGACTTGCTTACCACAGATGAATTGTTTCCACTTGTAATCAGTTTTATAGCTCAGACGTTTggtttcacatttctttttcttcagcttGCTGTAGCAACAGTGTTTTTCAAAGCAGCACCTACAGCAAGAAAACCCATTAGATACTGGCCTCTCAAAATTCAGGAGAGTCTGGTATACTAATATCATTTTTGAACAAGGGTAGTGTTTTGTGATATCAAAATATTCTAGAGCATTTTAACATGTTTGCTGCTTTTCAGCTGAGCCTTCCTGTGTCTATAGGAAAACAGCATTATTCTTGAATCTTTAGTCTGGCTGAGGAATACATATATCCAGAGAGAAGGGCTGGGGTGGCCTCACCAGTCTGTTGCATCCTTGGGGGGTCCATTGCTTTTAAAGCCACAATAGCAACCATAGGAGCCATAATCGGCTACTGCATGCTTTCCTGTTAGATTCTTAACCATGTTTCCAAAATCTCTCCAATCCCCATGGGTTGGCAGCAGAACTAAAAGGAAATTGCCATGGTTGGTGTCAATGCATCTCTGTCTTCCTTCTCAACCTCTCTCTGCTGACCCCACCCACAAGTCACTTCATTTCATAGGGAGAGctgaaacaaagggcaga
The Suncus etruscus isolate mSunEtr1 chromosome 4, mSunEtr1.pri.cur, whole genome shotgun sequence genome window above contains:
- the LOC126006641 gene encoding phospholipase A2, membrane associated-like, which encodes MVPRIPFSCKTSSRMKILLLLAIIVAFGLLPAHGDLGDFGIMIWKVTGKNPVTNYSFYGCYCGYGGRGSPKDATDRCCFAHDCCYRRLIKKKCGTKGLSYKVNYRGSQVTCASQSSCRKQLCECDKKAALCFKKNMKSYQGKYKYYNNKNCSGKAPKC
- the LOC126006985 gene encoding phospholipase A2, membrane associated-like; protein product: MCVAPQNSSMKIFLLLAMIVAFVLLPTHGDWRDFGNMVKNLTGKHAVADYGSYGCYCGFKSNGPPKDATDWCCFEKHCCYSKLKKKKCETKRLSYKTDYKWKQFICVDVDSCKKQLCECDKKAAVCFKNNIRSYNKTYQFYKRTNCKGKEPQC